The following are encoded in a window of Telmatobacter sp. DSM 110680 genomic DNA:
- a CDS encoding 3-hydroxybutyryl-CoA dehydrogenase gives MGDIQTVAVVGAGTMGSGIAHVFARSGFPVILCDVEQRFLDRALASIHTNLGREAAKGKLTEADVEQSLSRITATVDMESLSVAQLAVEAAPERLELKSEVFRALDRILPSAAILATNTSSISITKMAALTKRPAQVIGMHFFNPVPVMALVEVVRGMATSDPTFAAVRDLSVKLGKTPVEVNDAPGFVSNRVLMPLINEAAFAVMEGVATPEAVDQVFKLGMAHPMGPLTLADFIGIDVCVDIMRVLQEGFGDPKYRPCPLLVRMVDAGWLGRKSGRGFYTYEK, from the coding sequence GTGGGAGACATACAAACAGTAGCCGTCGTGGGCGCCGGAACCATGGGGTCGGGAATCGCTCACGTATTCGCCCGGTCGGGCTTTCCCGTAATCCTGTGTGATGTTGAACAGCGCTTCCTTGACCGCGCTCTTGCCTCCATTCACACCAATCTCGGCCGCGAGGCTGCCAAGGGAAAGCTGACGGAAGCTGATGTCGAGCAGTCTCTCAGCCGCATCACCGCCACGGTAGACATGGAGTCGCTCTCCGTCGCACAACTCGCCGTCGAAGCTGCACCCGAACGGCTGGAGTTGAAGTCTGAAGTCTTTCGCGCCCTCGACCGCATCCTCCCTTCCGCCGCAATCCTCGCCACCAACACCTCCTCCATCTCCATCACAAAGATGGCCGCGCTCACGAAACGTCCCGCTCAAGTTATCGGTATGCACTTCTTCAATCCCGTCCCGGTAATGGCGCTGGTAGAAGTAGTGCGCGGCATGGCCACCAGCGACCCAACCTTCGCCGCGGTACGCGACCTTTCCGTCAAACTCGGCAAAACACCCGTCGAGGTCAACGACGCCCCCGGCTTTGTCTCCAACCGCGTTCTGATGCCGCTGATCAACGAGGCTGCCTTCGCTGTAATGGAAGGCGTAGCCACTCCCGAGGCCGTTGATCAAGTCTTCAAACTCGGCATGGCGCATCCCATGGGTCCGCTCACACTAGCCGACTTCATCGGCATCGACGTCTGCGTCGATATCATGCGTGTGCTCCAGGAAGGCTTCGGCGACCCCAAATATCGCCCCTGCCCTCTGCTCGTCCGCATGGTCGACGCCGGATGGCTAGGCCGCAAATCCGGCCGCGGCTTCTACACCTACGAAAAATGA